One part of the Treponema sp. OMZ 787 genome encodes these proteins:
- a CDS encoding colicin E3/pyocin S6 family cytotoxin, with the protein MHNTFPDTDRSTNIFEKYIPAPDSIPGIPDAKIAKRKTPMKKGGALRKRWKDDKGNIYERDSLHGELEKYNKRGIHQGVVDPNTGEQIEPPKNDRKVEP; encoded by the coding sequence GTGCATAATACTTTTCCAGATACAGATAGAAGTACAAATATATTTGAAAAATATATTCCTGCTCCAGATAGTATTCCTGGTATTCCGGATGCGAAGATTGCAAAAAGAAAAACTCCTATGAAAAAAGGTGGAGCTTTAAGGAAACGGTGGAAAGATGATAAAGGAAATATATATGAGCGGGATTCACTGCATGGTGAATTAGAAAAATATAATAAACGGGGGATTCATCAAGGTGTTGTTGATCCCAATACTGGAGAACAGATTGAGCCGCCGAAAAATGATAGAAAGGTGGAACCATAA
- a CDS encoding desulfoferrodoxin family protein — protein sequence MNKEISFFLSKEHKGTIIGLDCCPEAEVSCCGEKFSAVKIGSVDAAKEKHVPVVEVTGNTVKVKVGSVAHPMTDEHHIAWICLKTEKGLQFKELPVTGAPEVEFAVTSDDKVIEAYEFCNLHGVWSGK from the coding sequence ATGAACAAAGAAATAAGCTTTTTCTTATCTAAGGAACACAAAGGAACAATTATAGGGCTTGATTGCTGTCCTGAGGCTGAAGTTTCATGCTGCGGAGAAAAGTTTTCAGCAGTAAAAATCGGAAGTGTTGATGCTGCAAAAGAAAAACACGTGCCTGTAGTCGAAGTAACCGGAAACACTGTAAAGGTTAAGGTAGGCTCTGTTGCCCATCCCATGACTGATGAACACCACATCGCTTGGATATGTCTTAAAACCGAAAAAGGTCTTCAGTTTAAGGAGCTGCCCGTTACCGGTGCTCCCGAAGTTGAATTTGCTGTTACATCCGATGATAAGGTCATTGAAGCCTACGAATTCTGCAATCTCCACGGCGTTTGGTCAGGAAAATAA
- the galE gene encoding UDP-glucose 4-epimerase GalE, producing the protein MIKRVLVTGGAGFIGSHIVADLCEKGYEPIILDNFSNSSPKIIPVLEKICSKKLELVQIDIKDKEKLFNFFKDTSVDAVIHLAAYKAVGESVEKPLKYYENNISGLVNLLSAMQEHKVKKFIFSSSATVYGDAKLVPIPENSPISATNPYGRTKLISEEILQDTAFSDKDLSIIALRYFNPIGAHKSADIGELPSGIPNNLFPYIAQVALGKLPHLNVFGNDYDTPDGTCIRDYIHILDLASGHTAALEKLDSGFKGFDVYNLGTGIGYSVLDIVNAFKKASGIDLPVKMAARRAGDVPRSCANPDKANKELSWKAKYNLEEMCKDGWAWYKKHPEGFV; encoded by the coding sequence TTGATTAAAAGAGTACTAGTTACAGGAGGAGCCGGTTTTATAGGTTCTCACATCGTTGCGGATTTATGCGAAAAAGGCTATGAGCCTATTATTTTGGATAATTTTTCTAATTCTTCTCCCAAAATAATTCCGGTATTGGAAAAAATATGCTCTAAAAAGTTGGAGCTTGTACAAATTGACATAAAGGATAAGGAAAAACTCTTTAATTTTTTTAAAGATACCTCTGTCGATGCGGTAATTCATCTTGCCGCTTATAAGGCTGTAGGAGAATCCGTCGAAAAACCCTTAAAATACTACGAGAACAATATTTCAGGCCTCGTCAATCTTTTATCCGCAATGCAGGAACACAAGGTCAAGAAGTTTATATTCAGCTCTTCGGCCACGGTTTACGGCGATGCAAAGCTTGTACCCATCCCCGAAAATTCTCCCATTTCGGCAACAAACCCTTATGGAAGAACTAAGCTGATTTCGGAAGAAATTTTACAGGATACCGCCTTTTCCGATAAGGATTTAAGCATAATTGCCTTGCGTTATTTTAATCCCATAGGTGCCCATAAGAGTGCCGACATAGGGGAGCTTCCTTCAGGTATTCCGAATAACCTTTTTCCTTATATTGCTCAAGTTGCCTTGGGAAAACTGCCTCATCTAAACGTCTTTGGAAACGATTATGACACCCCTGACGGAACCTGTATCCGTGACTATATCCACATTTTGGATCTTGCATCAGGACATACCGCCGCCTTAGAGAAATTAGATTCAGGCTTTAAAGGCTTTGATGTATATAACCTCGGAACGGGAATAGGTTATTCTGTTTTGGATATAGTAAACGCCTTTAAAAAGGCCTCCGGTATCGATCTTCCCGTTAAAATGGCTGCCCGGCGTGCCGGAGATGTTCCCCGCTCTTGTGCAAATCCCGACAAGGCCAACAAGGAACTCAGCTGGAAGGCAAAATACAACCTTGAAGAAATGTGCAAAGACGGCTGGGCCTGGTATAAGAAACATCCTGAAGGCTTTGTGTAA
- the rplU gene encoding 50S ribosomal protein L21, with amino-acid sequence MYALIEYKGKQYKAEKGAKLVVDKLSAESGSKIDIDTVLLISDGDKVTVGTPYVSGAKVSATVGDSFRERKIIVYKHKAKKNYHRTQGHRQAHTCITVDDIIG; translated from the coding sequence ATGTACGCACTTATTGAGTATAAAGGCAAACAGTATAAGGCTGAAAAGGGCGCAAAACTCGTAGTTGATAAGCTTTCTGCAGAAAGCGGAAGCAAAATCGACATCGACACCGTTCTTTTGATCAGCGATGGCGATAAGGTTACTGTAGGAACTCCCTATGTAAGCGGAGCTAAGGTTTCAGCTACAGTAGGCGATTCTTTCCGAGAAAGAAAGATTATTGTTTACAAGCACAAGGCTAAGAAAAACTACCACAGAACCCAAGGACATAGACAGGCTCATACCTGCATTACTGTTGACGATATTATCGGGTAA
- a CDS encoding ribosomal-processing cysteine protease Prp produces MVKIRLFSNAENCFSAFESSGHASSAHALSGNDEGKPEKGGNIVCAAVTILLKTAVLSLSSAQKESSSLKAEIKADNPGYLSAKVTAFSDDDRPELQYLLKFLTIGLMAIEAEYPDCLDLQIA; encoded by the coding sequence GTGGTAAAAATTCGGCTTTTTTCAAATGCTGAAAACTGTTTTTCGGCCTTTGAATCATCAGGCCATGCAAGCAGCGCTCATGCTCTGAGCGGCAATGATGAAGGAAAGCCGGAAAAAGGCGGTAACATAGTTTGTGCCGCCGTTACTATTTTGCTTAAAACGGCCGTGTTAAGCTTGAGCTCGGCGCAAAAAGAGAGTTCAAGCTTAAAGGCCGAGATAAAGGCAGACAATCCGGGTTATCTTTCGGCAAAGGTAACAGCTTTTTCGGACGACGATAGACCCGAATTGCAGTATTTACTGAAATTTTTAACAATAGGTTTAATGGCCATCGAGGCAGAATATCCCGATTGTTTGGATTTACAGATAGCTTAA
- the rpmA gene encoding 50S ribosomal protein L27 — protein sequence MARKKGGSGAKNGRDSNPKYLGVKVYGGQEVSAGSILVRQRGTSIHPGHNVGCGKDYTLFAKADGVVTYHERKGRKLASIEAK from the coding sequence ATGGCACGTAAAAAGGGCGGCAGCGGTGCAAAAAACGGAAGAGATTCCAATCCTAAATATTTGGGTGTTAAGGTTTACGGCGGACAAGAAGTATCGGCCGGTTCAATTTTGGTTCGCCAGCGAGGTACTTCAATCCATCCGGGTCACAATGTAGGCTGCGGAAAAGACTATACATTATTTGCAAAAGCTGATGGTGTAGTTACCTACCATGAAAGAAAGGGTAGAAAGCTCGCCTCAATCGAAGCAAAATAA
- the obgE gene encoding GTPase ObgE — MVKFADESKIRVSSGKGGNGCIAFRREKYVPMGGPSGGDGGRGGDLIFEIRRNMRTLVHLRHKRVYKAKNGGGGEGSQRFGKKGDDCIIPLPPGCVIKDPETGKTILDFGDAEEGRFVFLKGGNGGWGNCHFKTSTNQAPKTALPGQEGETREIIVELNIIADIGLVGFPNAGKSSLLDYFTNARPKIAPYPFTTKIPNLGVLRVDEERDVIIADIPGILEGASEGIGLGIRFLKHISRSAGLAFLIDLSDDNYLKAYDILCKELESYSKELAQKKRIIIATKLDLPDTKERLAELKNAIPDQEILGISLYNEWGLAEVKKAFIKLADEMQKSKPKKESLDPYEQNQNFMTAELDDLSYEEQSDDEHFGATVSLSRKRKPKK; from the coding sequence ATGGTAAAATTTGCAGATGAATCTAAGATAAGGGTTTCCTCAGGAAAGGGCGGCAACGGCTGTATTGCCTTTAGACGGGAAAAATATGTTCCCATGGGAGGCCCGTCAGGAGGTGACGGAGGACGGGGCGGCGACCTTATATTTGAAATACGCCGTAACATGCGAACCTTGGTTCATTTAAGGCATAAAAGGGTCTATAAGGCAAAAAACGGCGGAGGCGGAGAAGGTTCTCAGCGTTTCGGTAAAAAAGGCGATGACTGCATAATTCCTCTCCCTCCCGGCTGTGTAATAAAAGACCCTGAGACGGGAAAAACTATCTTGGACTTCGGCGATGCGGAAGAAGGCCGCTTTGTTTTTCTCAAGGGCGGAAATGGAGGCTGGGGAAATTGTCATTTTAAGACCTCCACCAATCAAGCACCTAAAACGGCTCTTCCCGGACAAGAAGGGGAAACGAGGGAAATAATCGTAGAGCTTAACATAATAGCCGACATCGGCTTGGTAGGCTTCCCTAATGCCGGTAAATCCTCTCTTCTTGATTATTTTACAAACGCAAGGCCTAAAATCGCTCCCTATCCCTTTACCACTAAGATTCCGAACCTCGGAGTTTTGCGTGTGGATGAAGAAAGGGATGTTATCATTGCCGATATACCGGGAATCCTCGAAGGTGCTTCTGAGGGTATTGGACTCGGTATAAGATTTTTAAAGCACATATCCCGCTCGGCAGGTCTCGCCTTTTTAATTGACCTTTCGGACGATAATTATTTGAAGGCATACGATATTCTTTGCAAAGAATTGGAAAGCTATTCAAAAGAATTGGCCCAAAAGAAAAGGATAATAATTGCAACAAAATTGGATTTACCCGATACAAAAGAAAGATTGGCAGAGCTTAAAAATGCAATCCCCGATCAGGAAATTTTGGGTATTTCGCTTTACAATGAATGGGGATTGGCAGAAGTAAAAAAAGCCTTTATTAAGTTAGCCGATGAAATGCAAAAATCAAAGCCCAAAAAAGAAAGCCTTGACCCATACGAACAAAATCAGAATTTTATGACGGCGGAACTTGATGATCTTTCTTATGAAGAACAAAGCGATGATGAACACTTCGGAGCAACAGTCAGCCTAAGCCGCAAAAGGAAACCTAAAAAATGA
- a CDS encoding nicotinate-nucleotide adenylyltransferase, translating to MRLAILGGSFNPIHLGHLNLAFHSYKELAYDKIAIVPAYISPFKIFCNDTQVEDRLKMIDLAIADKPCMYCELYEIERKGVSYTIDTIGYLYQKFPDIEGKIGLIIGDDLKENFFRWKDAEEIIKKTDIIIGKRTGDNASFNLSDIEHEKASIKELNNKILNISSTQIRDAVLKNEDFSSLVPKAVYDYIMEHGLYKKNEISFSDIKSPVSDSKGGISQLINAADIQSKIREIDSFAKSVLNESRYSHSVRVAEYAHHLAEEYKTEGVPPELAYFTGLAHDICKKCSDEELVKLVESDNLGIDEVEKTRLNLLHGRAAAVVLQKKFGINDKSVLKAAAFHTFGYEDIDALGKIIYIADKIEPGRPNTENFREMVKSSSLNELMLAVLDWNLDFIQKKGSSIHPETKRMYEQIQKELKK from the coding sequence ATGAGATTGGCAATCTTAGGCGGTTCTTTTAATCCCATTCATCTGGGACACTTAAATTTAGCTTTTCACTCTTATAAAGAATTAGCCTATGATAAGATTGCTATTGTTCCGGCCTATATTTCTCCCTTTAAAATTTTTTGTAATGATACTCAAGTTGAGGACAGGCTCAAGATGATAGACCTTGCCATTGCCGATAAGCCCTGCATGTATTGCGAGCTTTATGAGATTGAACGCAAGGGTGTTTCTTACACAATAGATACAATCGGCTATCTTTATCAAAAATTTCCCGATATCGAAGGAAAAATAGGTCTTATTATCGGGGACGATTTAAAAGAAAATTTTTTCCGCTGGAAGGATGCTGAGGAAATCATAAAAAAGACCGACATAATTATCGGTAAAAGAACAGGGGATAACGCCTCTTTTAATCTCTCAGATATCGAGCATGAAAAGGCTTCTATCAAGGAATTAAATAACAAAATTTTAAATATTTCGTCGACCCAAATACGAGATGCAGTTTTAAAAAATGAAGATTTTTCTTCTCTTGTTCCAAAAGCCGTTTACGATTATATTATGGAACACGGCCTTTACAAGAAAAATGAAATATCTTTTTCTGATATTAAGAGCCCTGTTTCGGATAGTAAAGGCGGTATTTCGCAATTAATCAATGCCGCCGATATACAATCAAAAATACGGGAAATAGATAGTTTTGCAAAAAGCGTTTTAAATGAATCCCGCTATTCTCATTCAGTGCGCGTCGCAGAATATGCCCATCATCTGGCAGAAGAGTATAAAACCGAAGGCGTTCCTCCGGAGCTTGCTTATTTTACCGGCCTTGCCCACGATATCTGTAAAAAATGTTCCGATGAAGAGCTTGTAAAACTTGTAGAATCCGATAATCTCGGAATTGATGAGGTTGAAAAGACCCGCTTAAATCTTTTGCACGGCAGGGCTGCTGCCGTGGTTTTGCAAAAAAAATTCGGCATCAATGACAAGTCTGTCTTAAAAGCCGCCGCCTTTCATACCTTCGGGTATGAAGATATCGATGCCTTAGGAAAAATTATTTATATAGCCGATAAGATAGAACCGGGCCGTCCTAACACCGAAAACTTTAGAGAGATGGTCAAATCTTCTTCTCTTAATGAGCTGATGCTTGCAGTCTTGGATTGGAACCTTGACTTTATCCAAAAAAAAGGTTCAAGCATTCATCCTGAAACAAAAAGAATGTATGAGCAAATACAAAAGGAGCTTAAAAAATGA
- a CDS encoding LCP family protein, with amino-acid sequence MKIKLMDTGKNIIFLLVILIVLITSFVLVLLKMQRDTVQDYLSSDKILKVLLVVEDKGVPISISILAYYPETKRAAMFDVPANIGLIIQSLNRTDAIGAVYTEKGISSFKAEIEKLAGISVPFYLTCNLDNFSMLTDMLGGLSVFIPSPVDIEVDNKRILLPSGSVSLDGDKIKDFLVYEDELDTEGEAAARKQKAVLALFRAISDNSPEIFSKERFSVLSNNFNSNVNGSDLKNLIESISRMDSERLVPQRLTGAVRFIEDKRLLTPFREGQQIKEIIRQTIAVLASDDSSALERVYALEILNGTNVQGLAKSTSELYQSFAYDVVSIGNSENPVAETVLIDRIGNPSVAKIVAKVIRCNNIQTTQLPAEGEYGSETNVDFTLILGSDFNGFFVVEKKSDKKDNDENDKDKN; translated from the coding sequence ATGAAAATAAAACTCATGGATACCGGAAAAAATATTATTTTCCTCTTAGTAATTCTTATAGTTTTAATTACCTCCTTTGTTTTAGTTCTTTTAAAAATGCAAAGAGATACCGTTCAGGATTATCTTTCCTCCGATAAAATTTTAAAAGTTCTTTTGGTGGTTGAAGACAAGGGCGTGCCGATTTCCATAAGCATACTGGCCTATTATCCCGAAACGAAGAGGGCGGCCATGTTCGATGTACCTGCAAATATAGGTTTGATTATTCAATCCTTAAACCGCACCGATGCTATCGGAGCCGTATACACCGAAAAAGGTATATCGAGTTTTAAAGCCGAAATCGAAAAACTTGCAGGTATTTCCGTGCCTTTTTATCTGACGTGTAACTTGGATAATTTTTCTATGCTGACTGATATGCTTGGCGGGCTTTCGGTTTTTATTCCTTCGCCTGTGGATATAGAAGTTGATAATAAGAGAATCCTTTTGCCTTCAGGTTCGGTTTCTCTCGACGGCGATAAAATAAAGGACTTTCTTGTTTATGAGGATGAGTTGGATACGGAAGGCGAAGCCGCTGCAAGAAAGCAAAAGGCCGTTCTTGCTCTTTTTAGGGCAATAAGCGATAACTCGCCTGAAATTTTTTCTAAAGAAAGATTTTCGGTTTTAAGCAATAATTTTAACTCTAATGTTAACGGCTCCGATTTGAAAAATTTAATTGAGTCTATAAGCCGTATGGATTCGGAGCGTTTAGTGCCTCAAAGACTCACCGGAGCTGTCCGTTTTATAGAAGACAAGCGTCTTTTGACCCCTTTCCGTGAGGGCCAGCAAATAAAAGAAATTATACGCCAAACTATTGCCGTATTGGCATCCGATGATTCTTCTGCCCTCGAGCGTGTCTATGCCTTGGAAATTTTAAACGGAACAAATGTGCAAGGACTTGCAAAGAGTACTTCCGAACTTTATCAAAGCTTTGCCTATGACGTTGTCAGCATAGGAAACTCAGAAAATCCTGTAGCTGAAACGGTTTTGATAGATAGAATCGGAAACCCTTCCGTAGCTAAAATTGTTGCAAAGGTTATACGATGTAACAATATTCAAACTACACAGCTTCCTGCCGAAGGCGAATACGGAAGCGAAACCAATGTTGACTTTACCCTGATTTTGGGTTCGGATTTTAACGGCTTTTTTGTCGTCGAAAAAAAGAGCGATAAAAAAGATAACGATGAAAATGATAAGGATAAAAACTGA
- the rsfS gene encoding ribosome silencing factor: MIKDFDFYAPALELGKLLRDFKGENVVALDLRDKNIWTDFFIICTVTSAAHSGGLEKRVYEFLPEHNLEEYHTKRKSPDGDEWRLIDLGGIVVHLMSETARNFYSLEKIWFDSKNILED, translated from the coding sequence ATGATAAAAGATTTTGACTTTTATGCTCCTGCCTTGGAGCTTGGAAAATTATTGCGTGATTTTAAGGGCGAAAATGTTGTTGCCTTGGATTTGCGTGATAAAAACATTTGGACCGATTTTTTTATAATTTGTACCGTAACAAGTGCTGCTCATTCAGGCGGTTTGGAAAAACGAGTGTACGAATTTTTACCCGAACACAACTTGGAAGAATATCACACCAAGCGTAAATCTCCCGACGGCGATGAGTGGAGGCTTATAGATTTGGGCGGTATTGTTGTTCACCTGATGAGCGAAACTGCCCGAAATTTTTACAGCCTTGAAAAAATTTGGTTCGATTCAAAAAATATTCTTGAGGACTAA
- a CDS encoding chromate transporter produces MKNSDRFKNYLSLFTSFFKIGLVTFGGGLAMLPILKRDLVDSKGWVTEAEVLDYFAIGQSTPGIIAVNVATFVGYKRGGIIGSVFSTAGVVFPSLIIITLIAAFVSNFNELVWVQKALKGINVAVSVLLVKAVFSFGKKTVLDLCTFLIAALSFVLMFVFKVQGVWIVIGSAFLGWLFQTFKSRQLLKENRGEES; encoded by the coding sequence ATGAAAAACTCTGATCGATTTAAAAACTATCTTTCGCTTTTTACAAGCTTTTTTAAGATAGGTCTTGTAACCTTCGGCGGAGGACTCGCCATGCTGCCTATCTTAAAAAGAGACTTGGTTGATTCCAAAGGCTGGGTAACCGAGGCCGAAGTATTGGATTATTTTGCAATCGGGCAGAGTACTCCGGGCATTATAGCTGTAAACGTTGCGACCTTTGTCGGGTATAAAAGAGGAGGGATTATCGGTTCAGTTTTTTCTACCGCCGGAGTCGTCTTTCCATCCCTTATAATCATTACTCTGATAGCCGCCTTCGTTTCAAATTTTAACGAATTAGTCTGGGTTCAAAAAGCTTTAAAAGGGATAAATGTCGCCGTTTCCGTATTATTGGTAAAGGCCGTTTTTTCTTTTGGAAAAAAAACGGTTTTGGATTTATGCACATTTTTAATTGCAGCCCTTTCCTTTGTGCTGATGTTTGTTTTTAAGGTGCAGGGTGTCTGGATAGTAATCGGTTCGGCATTTTTAGGCTGGCTTTTTCAAACATTCAAATCAAGGCAGCTTTTAAAAGAGAATAGGGGAGAAGAATCCTGA
- a CDS encoding chromate transporter, with amino-acid sequence MSLIGLFFLFMYIGLCTIGGGLVAISLMQQELIPRGLISSQDFFAMVAISESTPGPMGINMATYIGYELYGVLGSVVLTTGIVLPSLIVIVLIARFASAFQEKPLVKKSFYGLRAGAVGMIAVACWQVINISVLNLSLFKVSGKITDIVHIKQFAFFWLLFFVSIFFKKLHPIALVAAGAIFGILFL; translated from the coding sequence ATGAGTTTGATCGGTTTATTCTTTTTGTTTATGTATATAGGGCTTTGTACCATAGGCGGCGGCCTTGTAGCCATCAGCCTCATGCAGCAGGAGCTTATTCCTCGAGGGCTAATAAGCTCGCAAGATTTTTTTGCAATGGTTGCCATTTCGGAATCTACTCCCGGCCCGATGGGGATTAATATGGCGACCTACATAGGTTATGAGCTTTACGGGGTTTTAGGAAGCGTGGTGTTAACTACCGGTATTGTTCTTCCTTCGCTTATAGTTATAGTTTTGATAGCACGCTTTGCTTCCGCCTTTCAGGAAAAGCCCTTGGTAAAAAAAAGTTTTTACGGCTTAAGAGCCGGGGCAGTCGGTATGATTGCTGTCGCCTGTTGGCAGGTCATAAATATTTCAGTTTTAAATTTATCTCTCTTTAAAGTAAGCGGTAAAATAACAGACATTGTACATATAAAACAGTTTGCTTTTTTTTGGCTCTTATTTTTTGTAAGTATTTTTTTTAAAAAACTTCATCCGATAGCTTTGGTCGCAGCCGGAGCTATATTCGGCATTTTGTTTTTATAG
- a CDS encoding long-chain fatty acid--CoA ligase — translation MKTLDKSLPLLLKRISHKYPNIRAQMFKGEDKEFKSLSYKELYGITLDFAAGLLSIGAKPKDHIGLIADNRKEWLHASFGIMSIGAADVPRGCDATEQEITHILSFAECKFAVLENEAQIRKVLTHIAEIPLLESIISIDNADFKKLEEEFGIKERKIEFHTYADIINLGKTARIEGKFKPEEYAENVDTDDLASIIFTSGTTGNPKGVTMTHRNFMTQLVELPDRIILKPGQKAICVLPVWHSFERACEYVIMISGGTIAYSKPIGSVLLADMVKINPSLFPSVPRIWEAVYDGIFKAMKKRGRPLYYLFLFFIDVGIKTMRLKRRVTGQCPHFQRRSKFIYPVLALLPLLCIAPLYYIGDLLIYRTIRKKFGKCFRAGVSGGGALPPNVDEFFWAIRINVMEGYGITETAPVISVRPMPRPVFGTLGKPLACFETKIIDKNGKELPHNRKGLLLVRGDAVTKGYYKDPEKTAEVIDKDGWFDTGDLAMKTIDGELILKGRRKNTIVLRGGENIEPVPIEVKLQESPLISLAVVLGQDQRALGALIVVHKENLQSWAANNGLRNVPVSELVHDSNVQKMYEAEVAELVNSKTGFKLFERINKIVLLPEEFQAGRELSAKGEMMRHKINQLYRKEIYELFK, via the coding sequence ATGAAAACTCTAGACAAATCACTACCGTTATTATTAAAACGGATTTCTCACAAATATCCCAATATAAGGGCTCAGATGTTTAAGGGCGAAGATAAGGAATTCAAAAGCCTTTCTTATAAAGAACTGTACGGTATAACTCTTGATTTTGCGGCCGGATTGCTTTCCATTGGAGCAAAACCTAAAGATCACATAGGGCTTATAGCGGATAACCGCAAGGAATGGCTTCATGCAAGTTTCGGTATTATGAGTATCGGGGCGGCCGATGTTCCGCGCGGCTGTGATGCTACCGAGCAGGAAATTACTCATATTCTTTCCTTTGCAGAATGTAAATTTGCTGTTTTAGAAAATGAAGCTCAAATCCGGAAAGTTCTTACCCATATTGCAGAAATTCCCCTGTTGGAATCGATTATCAGCATCGATAATGCCGATTTTAAAAAACTTGAAGAAGAATTCGGCATTAAAGAAAGAAAGATTGAATTTCATACCTATGCCGATATTATTAATCTGGGGAAGACTGCAAGAATTGAAGGTAAATTTAAGCCTGAAGAATATGCCGAAAATGTCGATACCGATGATTTGGCTTCGATAATTTTTACATCTGGAACTACAGGCAATCCTAAGGGTGTTACGATGACTCATAGGAATTTTATGACGCAGCTTGTTGAGCTTCCCGATAGAATTATCCTTAAACCCGGTCAAAAAGCTATATGTGTTCTTCCTGTATGGCACTCATTTGAAAGAGCCTGTGAGTATGTTATAATGATTTCAGGCGGTACTATTGCTTATTCAAAGCCTATAGGAAGTGTTCTTTTAGCAGATATGGTAAAGATAAATCCGTCTCTTTTCCCATCTGTTCCCCGAATATGGGAAGCCGTTTATGACGGTATATTTAAGGCAATGAAAAAAAGAGGCCGCCCGCTTTATTATCTTTTCCTATTCTTTATTGATGTAGGAATAAAGACCATGCGTTTGAAGAGAAGAGTTACAGGACAGTGCCCGCATTTCCAAAGAAGAAGTAAATTTATATATCCCGTCTTGGCTTTGCTTCCGCTTTTATGTATAGCTCCTCTTTATTATATCGGAGACCTTCTTATTTACCGCACAATTCGCAAAAAGTTCGGTAAATGTTTTAGGGCCGGTGTTTCAGGCGGAGGAGCCTTGCCTCCCAATGTTGACGAATTTTTTTGGGCTATCCGCATAAATGTAATGGAAGGCTACGGTATTACCGAGACGGCACCGGTTATTTCGGTGCGTCCTATGCCGAGACCCGTGTTCGGAACACTGGGTAAACCTCTTGCCTGTTTTGAAACAAAAATCATAGACAAAAACGGAAAAGAATTGCCGCATAACCGAAAGGGTTTGCTTCTTGTAAGAGGCGATGCTGTAACAAAGGGTTATTATAAGGATCCCGAAAAAACGGCAGAGGTTATCGACAAGGACGGATGGTTTGATACAGGCGACCTTGCAATGAAGACCATTGACGGCGAGCTGATTCTTAAAGGCCGCAGGAAAAATACGATAGTTTTAAGAGGAGGCGAGAACATTGAACCTGTTCCGATAGAGGTAAAACTTCAAGAATCTCCCTTAATTTCTCTTGCTGTTGTTTTAGGTCAGGATCAAAGGGCGTTGGGTGCTTTGATAGTCGTGCATAAAGAAAACTTGCAATCGTGGGCTGCAAATAACGGCTTACGGAATGTTCCTGTTTCGGAGCTTGTCCATGACTCCAATGTACAAAAAATGTACGAGGCTGAGGTTGCTGAGCTGGTAAATTCTAAAACAGGCTTTAAGCTCTTTGAAAGGATAAACAAGATTGTTCTTCTTCCCGAAGAGTTCCAAGCCGGAAGGGAATTATCTGCAAAGGGCGAGATGATGCGCCATAAGATAAATCAGCTTTACCGAAAAGAAATA